A genomic region of Plasmodium cynomolgi strain B DNA, chromosome 5, whole genome shotgun sequence contains the following coding sequences:
- a CDS encoding hypothetical protein (putative) — protein MAARAAAQPSRTPRLKRALCVKYVTFLSYAKTIRLKGPWNRYYGCLFRTAGPAVTSMRGLLGTVVMPHGGGELPRKKELPFAKPPRKKELLFDKPPRNKELLFAKLPRNKELLFAKLLSHMLSKPVKIASFDFDGTLINPTGEKHPNSVLVSTEAIHSITVLKKIHQYNIVIFSNQTCVSSPLYDSTHVEQNKLPILFSKMQQLTDALRYFYALYESQLGGQLNGVGYPSIKRRRGRRVPPDDTPIGPTHKNNCSVSAFFAVGKGNIEALDIYPKPSEGQYCLFICLEGIKYALIIMSYFAKGYGSLLEREIMKQKDKPLGEFLRVVVDMFSNPYLCALVKRLRRGVFHLNKESFYAGDNVGRDFDKSDVDSQFAARARMRLLDDGQARQFGGPKQ, from the exons ATGGCAGCAAGGGCAGCCGCTCAGCCGAGTCGGACGCCACGACTGAAGCGCGCCCTCTGTGTCAAGTACGTAACGTTTTTAAGTTACGCAAAAACAATTAGGCTGAAGGGACCCTGGAACAGGTACTACGGTTGCTTGTTTCGGACGGCAGGGCCAGCCGTGACATCCATGAGGGGGTTGCTGGGAACCGTTGTGATGCCTCATGGAGGAGGAGAGTTGCCTCGAAAGAAAGAGCTGCCGTTCGCTAAGCCGCCTCGAAAGAAAGAGCTGCTGTTTGATAAGCCGCCTCGAAACAAAGAGCTGCTGTTCGCCAAGCTGCCTCGAAACAAAGAGCTGCTGTTCGCCAAGCTGCTAAGTCATATGCTCTCCAAGCCAGTAAAAATCGCTTCCTTCGATTTCGATGGCACGTTGATTAACCCCACAGGAGAGAAGCACCCCAACAGTGTCCTAGTCAGTACGGAAGCAATACACAGCATCActgtcttaaaaaaaatacaccaaTACAAtatcgttattttttccaaccaAACGTGTGTCTCTTCCCCCTTGTATGACTCTACCCACGTGGAGCAGAACAAGCTCCCCATCCTATTCTCAAAGATGCAACAATTAACAGATGCGCTGcgatatttttatgcacTTTATGAGAGTCAGCTGGGGGGGCAACTGAATGGAGTTGGATACCCTTCGATTAAGCGTCGACGTGGGAGGAGAGTCCCCCCCGATGATACCCCTATTGGCCCTACTCACAAAAATAACTGCTCGGTCAGTGCCTTCTTTGCAGTCGGGAAAGGTAATATCGAAGCGTTGGATATATACCCAAAGCCTAGCGAGGGACAGTACTGCTTGTTCATCTGCTTGGAGGGGATCAAATATGCCCTGATAATAATGagttattttgcaaaagggtATGGGAGCCTACTGGAGAGAGAAATAATGAAACAGAAAGACAAACCTTTGGGAGAGTTCCTCCGAGTTGTGGTCGATATGTTTAGTAATCCCTATTTATGTGCTTTGGTGAAGAGGCTTCGGAGGGGTGTATTTCACCTGAACAAG GAGAGCTTTTACGCGGGGGACAACGTCGGCCGGGACTTCGACAAGTCCGACGTGGATTCGCAG TTTGCCGCACGGGC
- a CDS encoding hypothetical protein (putative) — VLQKGKSEETVDSGKNEQNGQGSEDPPKSKTLEAKFKAMKPKIKVPELKFKSLDWKAKVMPPPKVPFFGGNKADALSAAPSEEVPPEGADPGLRPAKSIKSMKSAKSIKTTKSIKSGMLKFDKVKAPKGPKPKWKIPDLKLKGLGEKGNNVARGEIERKSSNVGLTCQQGVEAAGRMEEGEQTELRKGQSNDNGSLAGRDETGRIKRMLHMSKYLDTGNVASHLRGHSVNASQDTEKESYSSAKEENVEVMHKYSASISKGPYSKNFVPLCYYNNDVYQGGMGSGCSMFFPPGWYYVPMCAYGDSGWAEPSGGWKSVGGGAVGGAAGMGQMDGGELTTNGAHRERKNEKTKKKNNRGGERTRGPGRKQSDTLVAAGHLKPLQFREGVEWSSEDEKYLNADFSIEEERRERTKKYRKGRDREVGSSIGDTKWYEIERRLNNCRGVVQRSEAEEEEEEEEQEEGEYEKYEECEALNGADRGYYVDCSDGEGEDSCDDDTKYIGGVGSEYHYAGDTECEESAGGSAEGSAEGSAEEGIDATGEYPNRRGKKKLTKNTRRGNPRTRNSLEESYSFDYDNIYQNYKIGYLRERLKWANEYLRRGGEKTSNNPSKNAPSRSTPSKSTPAKSTPAKKHKERLNDIAHLFLPKNKKHQNIFDLSLNFSRISDSDKDDIIRMLFSCRELEKLIEEQHCVLDMLDNDLREVNASLKLPPTWNNLNHFEVLQESILNSESNEGLPLNNTPFFIKGKVALIPKNLDSFFDKALVGHNVSGVTEVANTLGVANTLGVANVSKAADVSKAADVSKVANVPKAADVSNAPGVSASFGYSQPAGAPSNSKYMPKFAKAKVKPKVSLLLKKAA; from the exons GTGCTCCAGAAAGGAAAGTCAGAGGAGACAGTCGACAGCGGAAAGAATGAACAGAATGGACAGGGCAGTGAGGACCCCCCGAAATCGAAAACCCTGGAAGCCAAATTTAAGGCAATGAAGCCGAAAATAAAAGTGCCCGAGTTGAAGTTTAAGTCGCTGGATTGGAAGGCAAAGGTAATGCCTCCTCCCaaggttcccttttttgggggtaATAAAGCGGATGCACTTAGCGCCGCTCCATCGGAGGAAGTGCCTCCAGAAGGAGCAGACCCCGGCCTGAGGCCAGCCAAGTCGATCAAGTCGATGAAGTCAGCCAAGTCGATAAAGACAACCAAGTCGATCAAATCGGGAATGTTAAAATTTGATAAGGTTAAGGCACCCAAAGGACCGaagccaaaatggaagatCCCCGATCTGAAGCTCAAAGGATTAGGAGAGAAGGGTAATAATGTGGCAAGGGGGGAGATTGAAAGGAAGTCCAGTAATGTGGGATTGACTTGCCAGCAGGGGGTAGAAGCAGCAGGAAGGATGGAGGAAGGGGAGCAGACAGAGTTAAGAAAAGGCCAGTCGAATGATAATGGCTCCCTCGCGGGAAGAGACGAAACAGGCAGAATCAAAAGGATGCTGCACATGAGCAAGTACCTTGACACTGGAAACGTTGCTAGTCACTTGAGAGGTCACAGCGTGAATGCATCGCAG GATACGGAAAAGGAATCCTATTCGTCAGCCAAAGAGGAGAACGTCGAGGTGATGCACAAGTATAGCGCGTCCATCTCGA AAGGTCCCTACAGTAAAAACTTCGTGCCTTTGTGTTATTACAACAACGATGTATATCAAGGTGGGATGGGGAGTGGGTGCTCCATGTTTTTCCCTCCTGGGTGGTACTACGTCCCCATGTGTGCGTATGGCGACTCCGGGTGGGCGGAGCCCTCAGGCGGTTGGAAGTCGGTGGGAGGGGGGGCGGTAGGAGGAGCGGCAGGAATGGGCCAAATGGACGGAGGAGAGCTAACCACAAATGGGGCACAccgggagagaaaaaatgagaagacgaagaagaagaacaacagAGGAGGTGAACGAACAAGGGGACCAGGAAGAAAGCAAAGTGATACGCTGGTCGCTGCTGGGCATTTAAAACCGTTGCAGTTTAGGGAGGGAGTCGAATGGAGTAGCGAAGATGAGAAGTATCTCAATGCAGATTTTTCTATCGAGGAGGAGCGGCGAGAGAGGACAAAGAAGTACAGAAAGGGGCGGGACAGGGAGGTCGGAAGCTCCATTGGGGATACCAAGTGGTACGAAATTGAGCGCCGGTTGAACAACTGCCGGGGGGTTGTCCAGCGGAGCGAagcggaagaggaggaggaggaagaagaacaggaggaaggagaataTGAGAAATACGAGGAATGCGAGGCGCTAAACGGCGCGGACCGTGGCTACTACGTGGACTGCAGCGACGGAGAGGGAGAGGACAGCTGCGATGACGACACGAAGTACATCGGTGGGGTGGGCAGTGAGTACCACTACGCGGGGGACACCGAATGTGAGGAGAGCGCCGGGGGATCAGCCGAGGGATCAGCCGAGGGATCAGCCGAGGAGGGGATCGACGCAACGGGGGAGTACCCAAACAGacgagggaagaagaagctcaCAAAGAACACACGGAGGGGGAACCCCCGCACGAGGAACTCCTTGGAGGAAAGCTACTCCTTCGACTATGACAACATTTACCagaattacaaaataggGTACCTGAGGGAGAGGCTGAAGTGGGCGAATGAGTAtctgcgcagggggggggaaaagacCTCC AACAACCCCTCGAAGAACGCACCCTCGAGGAGCACCCCCTCGAAGAGCACCCCCGCGAAGAGCACCCCCGCGAAGAAGCACAAAGAACGCCTGAACGACATCGCTCACCTGTTCCTCCCAAAAAACAAGAAGCACCAAAACATATTCGATCTTTCTCTGAATTTCTCCAGAATTTCAGATAGCGACAAGGATGATATAATTAGGATGCTTTTTTCTTGTAGAGAGTTGGAAAAGCTAATTGAAGAGCAACACTGCGTGCTCGATATGTTGGACAATGACTTAAGGGAGGTGAACGCATCGTTGAAGTTACCACCCACATGGAATAACCTGAACCATTTCGAGGTACTCCAAGAAAGCATCCTGAATTCGGAAAGCAACGAAGGGCTACCCCTTAACaacactcctttttttattaagggGAAGGTGGCTTTGATCCCGAAAAATTTGGACTCCTTCTTCGACAAAGCTTTGGTGGGGCACAACGTGTCGGGAGTGACGGAAGTGGCCAACACGTTGGGAGTGGCCAACACGTTAGGAGTGGCCAACGTGTCGAAAGCAGCCGACGTGTCGAAAGCAGCCGACGTGTCGAAGGTGGCCAACGTGCCGAAAGCAGCCGACGTGTCGAACGCGCCGGGCGTGTCCGCATCCTTTGGCTACTCGCAGCCCGCGGGCGCCCCCTCGAACAGCAAGTATATGCCCAAGTTCGCCAAGGCTAAGGTGAAGCCGAAGGTGTCGCTGCTTTTGAAGAAGGCCGCGTGA
- a CDS encoding protein kinase C inhibitor (putative), which yields MNIAGGTIGCNIRNFAFNCFTKLAYRNKHLTRAINRRLGKMADEEERALAAAGKDENGDSIFGKIARKEVKVDFVYEDEKVLAFNDINPQAPVHILVIPKMRDGLTRLSKAEERHKDILGHMMWAVSEIVRKNNLGDFRLVVNNGPEACQSVYYLHLHILAKRQMKWPPG from the exons ATGAATATCGCCGGTGGAACCATCGGATGCAATATTCGAAATTTCGCCTTTAATTGTTTCACCAAACTAGCCTACAGGAACAAGCACCTCAC GAGAGCCATAAACAGACGGCTGGGCAAAATGGCGGACGAGGAGGAGAGAGCCCTTGCGGCTGCAGGGAAGGATGAGAACGGCGATTCAATTTTTG GAAAAATCGCAAGGAAAGAAGTGAAGGTGGACTTCGTGTACGAAGATGAAAAG GTCCTCGCCTTTAACGACATCAACCCACAGGCACCCGTACACATCCTCGTGATTCCCAAAATGAGGGATGGCCTCACGAGGCTCAGTAAGGCGGAGGAGAGGCATAAAGATATTCTTGGGCACATGATGTGGGCG GTTTCCGAAATTGTGAGGAAGAACAACTTGGGCGACTTCCGCCTAGTCGTGAACAACGGGCCCGAGGCCTGCCAGTCCGTGTACTACCTACATCTGCACATCTTAGCCAAAAGGCAGATGAAATGGCCCCCCGGA